From the Cryptomeria japonica chromosome 2, Sugi_1.0, whole genome shotgun sequence genome, one window contains:
- the LOC131065250 gene encoding AP2-like ethylene-responsive transcription factor AIL5, with protein MKGGLNGELETSKLCMLATQVPEFKPKPKRTRRYKDKSQVSQGGRSSIYRGVTRHSWTGRYEAHLWDKNCWNQGQNKKGRQVYLGAYEDEEAAAHSYDLAALKYWGKDTILNFPISTYTKELEEMQNVSKEEYLASLRRKSSGFSRGVSKFRGVARHHHNGRWEARIGRVMGNKYLYLGTYSTQEEAAEAYDRAAIKFRGLNAVTNFDLSRYMGCVNPKEQHNNFECSEDSRSSLSTNTTEQLQIQIQDNLGKMQQLQLPCNPSLVDLEGNGNEKNGVILRPPKFEEGTPPFSSSSSSSSSVEARMVERSNQQQPQDMCMDVNFPEDIDFFFDSSEHFLGTSVPDLSSHIDFPNHLNIFPGYAIQSEIMPMSTDYADLLGPEDYSLVEPSCNSKLFF; from the exons ATGAAGGGAGGATTAAATGGAGAGCTTGAGACAAGCAAATTGTGCATGCTTGCAACGCAGGTGCCAGAATTTAAGCCTAAACCCAAGCGGACGCGCAGATATAAAGATAAATCGCAGGTTTCACAAGGCGGCCGGAGTTCTATCTATAGAGGAGTCACCAG GCATAGCTGGACCGGCCGATATGAAGCGCATCTTTGGGACAAGAATTGTTGGAACCAAGGACAAAATAAAAAAGGCAGACAAG TTTACTTAG GAGCATATGAAGATGAAGAAGCTGCCGCACACTCATACGATCTGGCTGCTCTTAAATATTGGGGAAAAGATACCATCTTAAATTTCCCT ATATCTACTTATACGAAGGagttggaggaaatgcagaatGTTAGTAAGGAAGAATATCTCGCTTCACTGAGACG AAAAAGCAGCGGGTTTTCAAGAGGAGTGTCGAAGTTCCGTGGGGTAGCCAG GCATCATCATAATGGACGATGGGAGGCGCGAATTGGAAGGGTTATGGGCAACAAATATCTTTATTTGGGAACTTACA GCACACAAGAAGAAGCAGCTGAAGCTTATGACAGAGCAGCTATAAAATTTAGAGGCCTAAACGCTGTGACAAATTTTGACCTTAGCCGATATATGGGTTGTGTGAATCCCAAAGAGCAACACAATAACTTTGAATGCAGCGAGGATTCAAGATCGAGTCTCAGCACCAACACTACCGAACAGCTTCAGATTCAAATTCAGGATAATTTGGGTAAAATGCAGCAACTTCAGCTACCTTGTAACCCTAGTCTTGTTGATTTGGAAGGGAATGGCAATGAGAAAAATGGGGTCATCCTACGCCCTCCTAAATTTGAAGAAGGGACTCCtccattttcttcatcatcttcctcttcttcttcagttGAAGCTAGAATGGTGGAGAGGTCAAACCAACAACAACCACAAGACATGTGTATGGATGTCAATTTCCCTGAAGACATTGATTTTTTCTTCGACAGTTCGGAACATTTTCTGGGAACTTCAGTTCCAGATTTGTCTTCTCACATTGATTTTCCAAACCATCTCAATATATTCCCTGGTTATGCAATTCAATCAGAAATTATGCCCATGTCTACTGACTATGCTGATTTGCTTGGCCCTGAAGATTATTCTCTAGTCGAGCCCTCCTGCAactcaaaattatttttctaa